In Canis lupus familiaris isolate Mischka breed German Shepherd chromosome 5, alternate assembly UU_Cfam_GSD_1.0, whole genome shotgun sequence, a genomic segment contains:
- the CDH11 gene encoding cadherin-11 isoform X2: MQVILCRLTFESCHDPSTQCDSSNKKSNSLSHCLQYSIDRHTDLDRFFTINPEDGFIKTTKPLDREETAWLNISVFAAEIHNRHQEAKVPVAIRVLDVNDNAPKFAAPYEGFICESDQTKPLSNQPIVTISADDKDDTANGPRFIFSLPPEIIHNPNFTVRDNRDSTAGVYARRGGFSRQKQDLYLLPVVISDGGIPPMSSTNTLTIKVCGCDVHGALLSCNAEAYVLNAGLSTGALIAILACIVILLVIVVLFVTLRRQKKEPLIVFEEEDVRENIITYDDEGGGEEDTEAFDIATLQNPDGINGFIPRKDIKPEYQYMPRPGLRPAPNSVDVDDFINTRIQEADNDPTAPPYDSIQIYGYEGRGSVAGSLSSLESATTDSDLDYDYLQNWGPRFKKLADLYGSKDTFDDDS; the protein is encoded by the exons ATGCAGGTCATACTCTGTAGACTGACATTTGAGAGCTGCCATGATCCATCCACACAGTGTGACAGCAGCAACAAGAAGAGCAACTCTCTGTCGCACTGTTTACA GTATTCAATCGATCGTCATACTGACCTCGACAGGTTTTTCACTATTAATCCAGAAGACGGTTTTATTAAAACCACGAAACCTTTGGACAGAGAGGAAACCGCCTGGCTCAACATATCCGTTTTTGCAGCAGAAATCC ACAATAGGCATCAGGAAGCCAAAGTCCCGGTGGCCATCAGGGTCCTTGATGTCAATGATAACGCTCCCAAGTTTGCTGCCCCTTATGAAGGCTTCATCTGTGAGAGTGATCAGACCAAGCCACTTTCTAACCAG CCAATTGTCACAATTAGTGCAGATGACAAGGATGACACAGCCAATGGACCAAGATTTATCTTCAGTCTACCCCCTGAAATCATTCACAATCCAAATTTCACAGTCAGAGACAACAGAG ACAGCACGGCCGGCGTGTACGCCCGGCGCGGGGGCTTCAGCCGCCAGAAGCAGGACCTGTACCTGCTGCCCGTGGTCATCAGCGACGGCGGGATCCCGCCCATGAGCAGCACCAACACCCTGACCATCAAAGTGTGCGGGTGCGACGTGCACGGGGCGCTGCTCTCCTGCAACGCCGAGGCCTACGTGCTGAACGCCGGCCTCAGCACCGGCGCGCTCATCGCCATCCTCGCCTGCATCGTCATCCTGCTGG TGATCGTAGTGCTGTTTGTGACCCtgagaaggcaaaagaaagaaccGCTCATCGTCTTTGAGGAGGAAGACGTCCGTGAGAACATCATCACGTACGACGacgaagggggtggggaggaagacaCAGAAGCCTTTGATATTGCCACCCTCCAGAATCCAGACGGGATCAATGGCTTCATCCCTCGCAAAGACATAAAACCCGAGTATCAGTACATGCCTAGACCCGGGCTCCGGCCGGCACCCAACAGCGTGGACGTCGATGACTTCATCAATACGAGAATACAGGAGGCGGATAATGACCCCACTGCCCCTCCTTATGATTCAATCCAAATCTACGGTTACGAAGGCAGGGGCTCGGTGGCCGGGTCCCTGAGCTCCCTAGAGTCGGCCACCACAGATTCGGACTTGGACTATGACTACCTACAGAACTGGGGACCTCGTTTTAAGAAACTAGCAGACTTGTACGGTTCCAAAGACACTTTTGATGACGACTCTTAA